Proteins found in one Erythrobacter sp. 3-20A1M genomic segment:
- a CDS encoding HlyD family secretion protein — protein MARSEITMADETAGDSDQGERPKGLSSPRVRLGLLIAVILVLLAGGYWYYNHQTYGRFQQSTDNAYIAADSVIISPKIAGYVERVLVTENQTVASGDALVQLDVRDYRAQTSQVEAQIAASLAGADTVRAQQREQDAAIEQARAQLAAASAQAGLAAEQVARYRPLAASGAEPRERLDQLQAQAREAQAQVAAARAALTAAQRRQGTLGEQIDQANSQANAARAQLEAARLNLSSTTLRASISGRVGDLTVRPGQFVQPGQRLMSVVPTDRLYVTANFKETQLGLVRPGQPVTLEIDALPDLELSGRVESIAPGTGAEFSILPPQNATGNFTKIVQRVPVRISIQASSEVLRLLVPGMSVVASVDTRGARDELDSIRNAARD, from the coding sequence ATGGCGAGGAGCGAAATTACCATGGCGGACGAGACAGCAGGCGATAGCGATCAAGGCGAACGTCCGAAGGGGTTGTCCAGTCCGCGGGTCCGGCTTGGTCTGCTGATCGCCGTCATTCTGGTCCTGCTCGCCGGGGGCTACTGGTATTACAATCATCAGACGTACGGCCGATTCCAGCAGTCCACCGACAACGCTTATATCGCCGCCGACAGCGTCATCATCTCCCCCAAAATTGCCGGCTATGTCGAGCGCGTACTGGTGACCGAGAATCAAACGGTTGCGTCGGGCGATGCACTTGTGCAGCTGGACGTGCGGGATTATCGCGCCCAGACCAGCCAGGTCGAAGCCCAGATCGCGGCGTCGCTCGCCGGAGCTGATACGGTTCGCGCACAACAGCGAGAGCAGGATGCGGCTATCGAGCAGGCCCGTGCCCAACTTGCCGCGGCATCTGCGCAGGCCGGTCTGGCTGCGGAGCAGGTTGCGCGTTATCGCCCCCTTGCCGCTTCCGGAGCGGAGCCGCGCGAAAGGCTCGACCAGCTGCAGGCCCAGGCCAGAGAAGCGCAAGCCCAGGTCGCGGCGGCGCGCGCCGCGCTCACGGCTGCACAGCGGCGGCAAGGCACGCTGGGCGAACAGATAGACCAGGCCAATTCGCAAGCCAACGCAGCTCGTGCGCAGCTTGAGGCGGCCCGCCTGAACCTGTCGTCGACCACGCTCAGGGCGAGCATTTCCGGGCGGGTGGGTGACCTCACGGTCCGGCCCGGACAATTTGTCCAGCCCGGCCAGCGCCTGATGAGCGTGGTTCCCACCGACCGTCTTTATGTGACGGCGAATTTTAAGGAAACGCAGCTCGGCCTCGTCCGCCCCGGGCAACCCGTCACCCTGGAAATCGACGCGCTGCCCGATCTCGAGTTATCGGGGAGAGTGGAAAGCATCGCCCCCGGGACCGGGGCGGAATTCTCGATCCTGCCTCCGCAAAACGCGACGGGCAATTTCACCAAGATCGTTCAGCGCGTCCCGGTCCGCATATCCATTCAGGCTTCTTCCGAAGTCCTGCGTCTGCTGGTGCCGGGCATGTCCGTTGTCGCCAGCGTTGATACCCGCGGCGCCAGAGACGAACTCGATTCGATCCGCAACGCGGCCAGAGACTGA
- a CDS encoding DHA2 family efflux MFS transporter permease subunit: MAGASAAVAPPVEKADATAWIAVAAGALGAMLATLDISIVNSALPTIQGEIGATGTEGTWIATAFLVAEIIIIPLSAWLERLLGLRTLLIVAVSAFTAFSVLCGIATDLTTMIIGRTGQGFMGGALIPTAMTIVAKRLPPSQQPIGMALFGMTVVLGPVMGPLVGGWLTENLSWHYAFFVNVPVCALLLALLFIGLPHEKPDWVYLREADWAGIVGMILGLGGLTVVLEEGHREEWFESTLIVQLTLMTIVGFALLTYGQLYARKPVLKLRLMLSRQFASVVVMALALGMVMYGSTYVIPQFLAIISDYNALQTGFVIFWMGVPAFLLMPVLPFMIRRIHIRIAVGVGMFIMALSCFVSINLTAASGGGVFTESQFLRGIGMILTMMFLNQATVASVAKEDAGDASGIFNAARNLGGSFALAGLASFQDQRLWHHSRRMEETLNANSPRLQEYLDGMTASLGSPQAALEMLSGIIQRDAFVMTYNDVFFAMGAITLATVPLVLFLKPLPKNVSLSMH, from the coding sequence ATGGCAGGTGCCTCTGCTGCGGTTGCTCCGCCGGTCGAGAAGGCCGATGCCACGGCCTGGATCGCCGTAGCCGCCGGTGCACTCGGCGCGATGCTGGCAACGCTCGACATCTCGATCGTCAATTCCGCGCTGCCGACGATACAGGGAGAAATCGGCGCGACCGGAACCGAGGGCACGTGGATTGCGACAGCTTTCCTTGTAGCCGAAATCATCATCATCCCTCTGAGTGCATGGCTGGAAAGACTGCTCGGCCTTCGAACTCTGCTCATCGTCGCCGTTTCCGCCTTTACGGCCTTTTCGGTGTTGTGCGGCATTGCCACCGATTTGACGACCATGATCATCGGCCGCACCGGTCAAGGATTCATGGGAGGCGCGCTGATTCCCACCGCCATGACCATCGTGGCGAAGCGGCTGCCTCCATCGCAGCAACCCATCGGAATGGCGCTGTTCGGGATGACGGTGGTCCTTGGTCCGGTCATGGGGCCGCTCGTCGGGGGCTGGCTTACGGAGAACCTGAGCTGGCACTACGCTTTCTTCGTCAACGTGCCCGTCTGCGCCTTGCTCCTGGCTCTGCTCTTCATCGGGCTGCCCCACGAAAAACCTGACTGGGTCTACCTGCGCGAGGCGGATTGGGCAGGCATCGTGGGTATGATCCTTGGCCTTGGCGGGCTGACCGTCGTTCTGGAAGAAGGTCACCGTGAGGAATGGTTCGAATCCACACTGATCGTGCAGCTCACGTTGATGACGATCGTCGGCTTCGCGCTTCTGACTTACGGACAGCTGTATGCACGCAAGCCAGTGCTCAAATTGCGCCTGATGCTCAGCAGGCAGTTTGCCAGCGTCGTGGTCATGGCGCTGGCACTCGGCATGGTCATGTATGGCTCGACCTACGTGATCCCGCAATTTCTTGCGATAATCTCCGACTACAATGCCTTGCAGACTGGGTTCGTAATCTTCTGGATGGGTGTTCCGGCCTTCCTGCTGATGCCTGTGCTGCCCTTCATGATACGAAGGATTCACATCCGGATTGCGGTCGGCGTGGGCATGTTCATCATGGCGCTAAGCTGCTTCGTCAGCATCAATCTGACAGCGGCATCGGGAGGTGGAGTGTTCACCGAAAGCCAATTCCTGCGAGGCATCGGCATGATCCTCACGATGATGTTCCTCAATCAGGCGACGGTAGCTTCGGTTGCCAAGGAGGATGCCGGCGATGCTTCCGGGATTTTCAACGCTGCGCGAAACCTCGGCGGTTCGTTCGCGCTCGCGGGGCTTGCCTCGTTCCAGGATCAGCGCCTGTGGCATCATAGTCGGCGCATGGAAGAAACCCTCAACGCCAACAGCCCCCGGCTACAGGAATACCTGGACGGCATGACGGCGTCGCTGGGCAGCCCACAGGCCGCGCTGGAGATGCTTTCCGGCATCATTCAGCGCGATGCGTTCGTAATGACCTACAACGATGTGTTTTTCGCCATGGGCGCGATTACCCTGGCCACGGTGCCGCTGGTACTGTTCCTCAAGCCTCTCCCGAAGAACGTATCCCTTTCGATGCACTGA
- a CDS encoding AlpA family transcriptional regulator has product MGEEIDKGATETRRVTRLIRLPEVQHRVGLGRSTIYRWMSEGKFPKPVQLGGYAVAWGEEDIIAWVKSQLKR; this is encoded by the coding sequence GTGGGTGAGGAGATCGACAAGGGAGCGACCGAAACCCGCCGGGTCACCCGTCTCATTCGTCTGCCCGAAGTACAGCACCGTGTCGGCCTCGGCCGTTCGACGATCTATCGCTGGATGAGCGAGGGTAAGTTTCCAAAGCCGGTGCAGTTGGGTGGCTATGCGGTCGCATGGGGGGAGGAAGACATAATTGCTTGGGTCAAGAGCCAACTCAAGAGGTAG
- a CDS encoding efflux transporter outer membrane subunit, translating into MALLTGCMSGPDYAGPPQLATAASDAFARAGPEIDPSAPIAGDWWTLLGDPVLNDLEARALAGNPGVAAARARIEQARASVRQERANRLPAVAAQATAIQAKIPGLDIGSGPPAGSPGAPADTEEQDSLSVYNVGLNANWEIDFAGGQARRVEMVNAQAAASVANAEDSKVQLAAEVARAYVSLREAQGRLELVQRERELQQQTLELTYQRYTQGALALFPVGNANAELELLNSQIAEAQADIDVFKDTLAVLTGEAPGALDGLLTAQAEIPLPPERVAVGDPAALIARRPDVRAAERTLAAANARIGVAEAARFPKLSFMGILGLGGSQPDDIFDLGNLSAIALPRLQWNLLDFGRTAASIDQAESARDEAEARYVEVVLGALRDAEQSLARFGQQRANVAALAQISRQADTAAELNEQRRAAGVISQGELNTSIRQREQARANLDRAIAAMTNGWIAIQKSLGLGWANLPAGQTTVVESATVDRDRAGRSNSN; encoded by the coding sequence ATGGCGCTCCTCACGGGTTGCATGTCCGGTCCCGACTATGCCGGTCCCCCGCAACTTGCGACCGCCGCAAGCGACGCGTTCGCACGGGCCGGCCCCGAAATCGATCCGTCAGCGCCGATTGCCGGCGACTGGTGGACGCTGCTCGGCGATCCGGTCCTCAATGATCTGGAAGCACGCGCGCTGGCCGGCAATCCGGGCGTGGCCGCGGCGCGCGCTCGCATCGAACAGGCAAGGGCTTCTGTCCGCCAGGAGCGCGCCAACCGGCTGCCCGCCGTGGCTGCGCAGGCGACTGCGATCCAGGCGAAGATTCCAGGTCTGGATATCGGCAGCGGCCCGCCCGCGGGATCGCCCGGCGCTCCTGCAGACACCGAAGAGCAGGACAGCCTCAGCGTTTACAACGTCGGGCTCAATGCAAACTGGGAGATCGATTTCGCAGGGGGGCAGGCACGGCGTGTCGAGATGGTCAACGCTCAGGCTGCGGCCTCGGTGGCGAACGCCGAGGATTCGAAAGTTCAGCTCGCCGCTGAAGTCGCGCGGGCTTATGTGAGCCTGCGGGAAGCGCAGGGGCGGCTCGAGCTCGTCCAGCGCGAGCGTGAGTTGCAGCAGCAAACTCTCGAATTGACCTATCAGCGCTATACGCAGGGCGCTCTCGCGCTATTCCCGGTCGGCAACGCGAACGCCGAGCTCGAATTGCTCAACTCGCAGATCGCGGAAGCGCAAGCGGACATCGATGTGTTCAAGGACACGCTCGCGGTGCTTACGGGCGAAGCGCCCGGAGCACTCGACGGGCTCCTGACGGCTCAGGCCGAAATTCCGCTTCCCCCCGAACGGGTCGCGGTGGGTGATCCCGCCGCGCTGATAGCGCGGCGGCCGGATGTTCGTGCCGCGGAACGAACGCTCGCGGCGGCGAATGCGCGCATCGGAGTGGCGGAGGCCGCTCGCTTCCCCAAGCTTTCATTCATGGGCATACTCGGTTTGGGCGGATCGCAGCCGGATGACATCTTTGATCTCGGCAATCTGTCAGCGATCGCCTTGCCGAGGCTACAGTGGAACCTGCTTGATTTCGGCCGCACGGCAGCATCGATCGATCAGGCCGAGAGTGCGCGCGACGAGGCCGAAGCACGCTATGTTGAAGTGGTCCTCGGCGCACTGCGCGATGCCGAACAATCGCTTGCCCGGTTCGGGCAGCAACGAGCCAACGTAGCCGCGCTGGCGCAAATCAGTCGACAGGCCGACACGGCTGCGGAGCTTAACGAGCAACGCCGCGCAGCGGGGGTAATCTCGCAGGGCGAGCTCAACACTTCGATCCGCCAGCGCGAACAGGCCAGAGCAAATCTCGATCGGGCGATCGCCGCCATGACAAATGGCTGGATCGCGATCCAGAAGTCCTTGGGACTGGGATGGGCCAATTTGCCTGCAGGCCAGACCACGGTGGTTGAGTCGGCCACAGTCGATCGAGATAGGGCTGGGCGATCGAACTCAAATTGA
- the traL gene encoding type IV conjugative transfer system protein TraL, whose protein sequence is MADRYLVPRRLDDPELIGFWTIDEFAGILIPFAWGILSQHIFIGIGLAAGAWLALRKAKARGAGSALVHAAYWYLPGSFLGLKATPPSHCRLLAG, encoded by the coding sequence ATGGCTGACAGGTACCTCGTTCCACGGCGGCTCGACGACCCGGAGCTCATCGGCTTCTGGACCATCGACGAGTTTGCAGGGATTCTCATTCCCTTCGCCTGGGGCATCCTCTCGCAGCATATCTTTATCGGTATCGGCCTGGCCGCCGGGGCCTGGCTTGCCTTGCGGAAGGCAAAGGCACGCGGCGCCGGTTCGGCACTGGTGCATGCTGCGTACTGGTACCTGCCCGGGAGCTTTCTCGGGCTGAAAGCCACGCCGCCCTCCCACTGCCGCCTGTTGGCGGGCTGA
- a CDS encoding MarR family winged helix-turn-helix transcriptional regulator: MTEDEDTLALDNVITDDDRAIFMMDEISRAARKAFDDRAQPLGLNRTQWRVLAQLIKDPALNQTDIARRLELESATIGLAVTALTQKGFIERRRDPADGRSWSLGLTRRVEEILPDLRRAADATHLRIWSGMTPQQKSTLHSLLEMVSENVRRDAL; this comes from the coding sequence ATGACGGAAGACGAGGACACTCTCGCACTCGACAATGTCATCACCGACGATGATCGAGCGATCTTCATGATGGACGAGATCAGTCGCGCCGCGCGCAAGGCATTCGATGACCGGGCACAGCCGCTTGGCCTCAATCGTACGCAGTGGCGTGTGCTGGCGCAGCTCATCAAAGATCCTGCCCTGAACCAGACCGACATCGCCAGGCGCCTCGAACTCGAATCCGCCACCATTGGCTTGGCGGTCACCGCCTTGACCCAGAAAGGCTTTATCGAGCGCCGCCGTGACCCGGCGGACGGGCGGTCTTGGAGTCTCGGCCTGACGAGACGGGTTGAGGAAATACTCCCTGACCTCAGACGGGCCGCAGACGCGACCCACCTGCGAATATGGAGCGGAATGACGCCGCAACAGAAGAGTACTTTGCATTCGCTTTTGGAGATGGTCAGCGAAAACGTACGGCGGGATGCTCTCTGA
- a CDS encoding type IV conjugative transfer system protein TraE, with protein MRAEIAHKQAQTYLRQRNRFAVLAGVLGLTTLVSLGAAVTRDEQLVLVPITAERITVSSGGIDAPYLELVTRDTALMLLNRAPESLDYWMANILKLADPAAHGRLKAELVQIVEEQRGSDISQAFVIAEMHLDPKALTSTVTGTLKTFVGAQVIASQRRSFRFRWSKRGLSLALAGFEQLPTDKEETGQ; from the coding sequence ATGCGAGCAGAAATCGCGCACAAACAGGCGCAGACTTACCTTCGGCAACGCAATCGCTTTGCCGTGCTGGCAGGCGTCCTTGGCCTCACCACGCTGGTCAGCCTTGGCGCCGCCGTGACCCGCGACGAGCAGCTTGTGCTGGTGCCGATCACTGCCGAGCGGATCACCGTTTCGAGCGGCGGGATCGACGCGCCCTATCTCGAGCTCGTCACCCGCGACACGGCGCTGATGCTCCTCAACCGGGCACCCGAAAGCCTCGACTACTGGATGGCGAACATTCTGAAGCTCGCCGATCCCGCCGCGCACGGCCGCCTCAAGGCCGAGCTCGTCCAAATCGTCGAGGAACAGCGCGGCTCGGACATCAGCCAGGCCTTCGTGATCGCGGAAATGCATCTCGATCCCAAGGCCCTGACCTCGACCGTCACCGGCACGCTCAAGACCTTCGTCGGCGCGCAGGTGATCGCGAGCCAGCGCCGCTCTTTCCGTTTCCGCTGGTCGAAGCGTGGCCTCAGCCTCGCGCTCGCCGGCTTCGAGCAACTTCCCACCGACAAGGAGGAAACCGGCCAATGA